A genomic segment from Enoplosus armatus isolate fEnoArm2 chromosome 12, fEnoArm2.hap1, whole genome shotgun sequence encodes:
- the gclc gene encoding glutamate--cysteine ligase catalytic subunit isoform X2 — MGLLSQGSPLNWEETKKYADHIRKHGIIQFLNIYNKVKERQRDVLKWGDEVEYMLVELDDKDEKVRLVLNGGDVLETLQDQGEKINPNHPTLWRPEYGSYMIEGTPGQPYGGTMSEFNTVEGNMGKRRREASSVLNQNETLCTITSFPSTLTRNIRHRRGEKVAINVPIFKDKCTPSPFVEEFPEDDGEAARAALPDHIYMDAMGFGMGNCCLQVTFQACSIDEARYLYDQLATFCPIVMALSAASPFYRGFVSDNDCRWGVISASVDDRTQEERGLKPLKNNKYRIFKSRYDSIDSYLSSCGEKYNDIDLTIDEDIFKQLLDAGIDKLLAQHIAHLFIRDPLSVFEEKIHLDDENESDHFENLQSTNWQTMRFKPPPPNSDIGWRVEFRPMEVQLTDFENAAYVVFVVLLTRVILSYKLDFLIPLSKVDENMKVAQKRNAVQEGMFYFRKDIFKGCNPGLDGTASAQNGLETDGANEEYTLMSIDTIINGKEGVFQGLIPILNCYLENMEVDVDTRCTILNYLKLIKKRASGELMTMAKWMREFVAKHPQYKQDSILTDKINYDLFRKCDRIAKGEEQCPELIGNPVNRFK; from the exons ATGGGTTTACTGTCACAGGGGTCTCCACTGAACTGGGAAGAAACCAAGAAGTATGCCGACCACATCAGAAAGCACGGCATCATCCAGTTTCTCAACATCTACAACAAGGTGAAGGAACGTCAGAGAGATGTGCTGAAATGGGGCGATGAG GTTGAGTACATGTTGGTGGAATTGGATGACAAGGATGAAAAGGTCCGACTTGTCCTGAACGGTGGAGATGTTTTGGAAACTCTTCAAGACCAGGGTGAAAAGATAAACCCCAA TCACCCCACGCTCTGGAGACCAGAATATGGCAGCTACATGATTGAAGGAACTCCAGGGCAGCCGTACGGCGGGACAATGTCGGAGTTCAACACTGTGGAGGGCAACATGGGCAAGAGACGGCGAGAGGCCTCATCTGTCCTGAACCAGAATGAAACCCTCTGCACCATCACCTCATTTCCAAG CACCCTTACCAGAAACATACGtcacagaagaggagagaaagtcgCGATTAATGTGCCAA TCTTCAAAGATAAGTGCACTCCATCTCCATTTGTGGAGGAGTTTCCTGAGGATGATGGTGAAGCAGCGAGGGCGGCTCTGCCTGATCACATCTACATGGACGCCATGGGCTTTGGGATGGGCAACTGCTGCCTGCAG GTGACATTCCAAGCCTGTAGCATTGATGAGGCAAGGTACCTTTATGACCAACTAGCGACATTCTGCCCGATCGTG ATGGCGTTGAGTGCTGCCTCACCCTTCTATAGAGGCTTTGTGTCAGATAATGACTGTCGTTGGGGGGTTATTTCTGCCTCGGTGGACGACAGGACACAAGAGGAACGCGGGCTCAAG cccttgaaaaacaacaaatacaggaTCTTTAAGTCAAGATATGATTCAATTGACAGCTACCTGTCTAGCTGTGGTGAGAAGTACAACGATATTGACTTGACGATAGACGAGGACATCTTCAAGCAGCTGCTCGATGCAG GAATTGACAAGCTGCTGGCCCAACACATAGCACACCTCTTCATCCGAGATCCGCTTTCCGTCTTTGAGGAGAAAATTCACTTGGATGATGAAAACGAATCGGATCACTTTGAG AACCTGCAGTCGACCAACTGGCAGACGATGAGGTTTAAACCTCCACCTCCAAACTCTGATATCGGCTGGAGAGTGGAGTTCCGCCCCATGGAG gtgCAGCTAACTGACTTTGAAAACGCTGCGTACGTGGTCTTTGTCGTCCTGCTCACCAGAGTGATCTTGTCCTATAAACTGGACTTTCTGATCCCTTTGTCAAAG gttgatgaaaacatgaaggtCGCACAGAAGAGGAACGCTGTCCAGGAGGGCATGTTTTACTTCCGAAAGGACATCTTCAAAG GCTGCAACCCGGGCCTTGATGGCACTGCTTCTGCTCAGAACGGCCTGGAGACTGATGGTGCGAATGAGGAGTACACACTGATGAGCATCGACACGATCATCAATGGAAAG GAGGGAGTATTTCAAGGGCTGATCCCGATCCTTAACTGCTATCTGGAAAACATGGAAGTTGATGTGGACACCAGGTGCACCATTTTGAATTATCTGAAGCTCATCAAGAAACGTGCCTCAG GCGAACTGATGACCATGGCCAAGTGGATGAGGGAATTTGTTGCAAAGCATCCGCAGTATAAGCAGGACAGCATCCTAACTGACAAGATCAACTACGACCTGTTCAGAAAGTGCGACAGGATTGCAAAAGGCGAAGAGCAGTGCCCAGAGCTCATTGGAAACCCGGTCAACAGGTTTAAATGA
- the klhl31 gene encoding kelch-like protein 31: protein MAPKKNKATKKGKGDINEMTIMVEDSPINKINGLNTLLEGGNGFSCISTEVTDSVYAPNLLEGLSNMRQDSFLCDLTVATKSKSFDVHKVVMASCSEYIRNILKKDSSLQKIDLNDLSPVGLATAITYAYSGKLTLSLYSIGSTIAAAILLQIGTLVKMCSDFLMQELSVENCMYVANIADAYDLKETKLAAQKFMRENFIEFSEMEQFLKLTYEQISDFLSDDSLQLPSEITAFQIAMKWLDFDEKRLKYAADLLTHIRFGTISAQDLVNHVQSVPRMMQDPECHRLLVDAMNYHLLPYQQNILQSRRTKVRGGLKVILTVGGRPALTEKSLSKDVLYRDVDNVWNKLTEMPAKSFNQCIAVLDGFLYVAGGEDQNDARNQAKHAVSNFCRYDPRFNTWNHLSNLIQRRTHFSLNTFNGLLFAIGGRNADGVQASVECYVPSSNQWQMKAAMEIPRCCHASSLIDGKILVSGGYINNAYTRAVCSYDPSTDTWHDKSSLSTPRGWHCAATVGDRAYVIGGSQLGGRGERVDVLAVESYNPHNGQWSYCAPLHTGVSTAGISILNNKVYLLGGWNECEKKYKKCIQLYNPDLNEWTEDDELPEATVGISCCVITIPTRKTRESRASSVSSAPVSI from the exons ATGGCACCCAAAAAGAACAAGGCTACCAAAAAGGGTAAAGGAGACATAAATGAAATGACCATAATGGTTGAGGACAGCCCCATCAACAAGATCAACGGATTAAACACTCTGTTAGAAGGAGGAAACGGCTTCAGCTGCATTTCAACTGAAGTTACTGATTCTGTGTATGCCCCAAACCTCCTGGAGGGTTTGAGCAACATGAGACAGGATAGCTTCCTCTGTGATCTAACAGTCGCCACCAAGTCAAAGTCATTTGATGTCCACAAGGTTGTCATGGCCTCTTGCAGTGAGTACATTCGAAACATCTTGAAGAAGGATTCTTCCCTCCAGAAGATCGACCTGAACGACCTGTCACCAGTCGGCCTCGCCACAGCAATCACATATGCATACTCTGGAAAGCTAACTCTGTCGCTGTACAGCATCGGCAGCACTATTGCTGCAGCCATTCTGCTGCAGATTGGCACCTTAGTGAAGATGTGCAGTGATTTCCTCATGCAGGAGCTCAGCGTGGAGAATTGCATGTATGTGGCCAATATCGCTGATGCCTATGACCTCAAAGAAACCAAGCTGGCTGCTCAGAAGTTCATGCGGGAGAACTTCATTGAGTTTTCTGAGATGGAGCAGTTCCTGAAGCTCACCTATGAGCAGATCAGTGATTTCCTCTCAGATGATTCCCTGCAGCTTCCTTCCGAGATCACGGCCTTCCAGATCGCCATGAAATGGTTGGACTTTGACGAGAAGAGGTTGAAGTACGCGGCGGATCTCCTAACTCACATCCGCTTTGGCACTATCTCTGCCCAAGACCTGGTGAATCATGTCCAGAGTGTGCCTAGAATGATGCAAGACCCTGAGTGCCACCGTCTCCTTGTTGATGCTATGAATTACCATCTGCTACCATACCAACAGAACATCCTCCAGTCACGCAGAACAAAGGTACGCGGTGGCCTCAAGGTGATACTCACAGTCGGTGGACGCCCTGCCTTGACAGAGAAATCCCTCAGCAAAGACGTTCTTTACAGAGATGTAGATAACGTGTGGAATAAGTTGACAGAGATGCCAGCAAAGAGCTTTAATCAGTGCATTGCAGTCTTGGATGGCTTCCTGTATGTGGCAGGTGGTGAGGACCAGAATGATGCAAGGAACCAGGCTAAACATGCTGTGAGCAACTTCTGCAG ATATGATCCCCGCTTCAACACTTGGAATCACTTGAGCAACTTGATCCAGAGGCGCACACACTTCAGCCTCAACACCTTCAACGGCCTCTTGTTTGCCATCGGAGGGCGAAACGCTGATGGTGTTCAGGCCTCAGTGGAGTGCTACGTGCCCTCCTCCAACCAGTGGCAGATGAAAGCAGCCATGGAGATTCCCCGCTGCTGTCATGCCAGCTCCCTCATCGATGGCAAGATCCTTGTATCAGGAGGTTACATCAACAACGCCTACACCAGGGCTGTGTGCTCGTATGACCCCTCCACCGACACCTGGCACGATAAGAGCAGTCTGAGCACACCTCGAGGCTGGCACTGCGCTGCCACCGTGGGAGACCGAGCCTACGTCATCGGTGGCAGCCAGTTGGGAGGTCGTGGGGAGAGGGTGGATGTCCTCGCTGTCGAATCTTACAACCCTCACAATGGGCAGTGGAGCTACTGCGCGCCTCTTCACACGGGCGTGAGCACAGCCGGTATTTCCATTTTGAACAACAAGGTCTATCTCCTCGGAGGCTGGAACGAGTGTGAGAAGAAGTATAAGAAATGCATTCAGCTTTACAACCCTGACCTCAATGAATGGACTGAGGATGATGAATTGCCAGAAGCTACAGTCGGCATTTCATGCTGTGTCATCACCATACCCACACGGAAAACACGAGAGTCCAGAGCCAGTTCAGTGTCTTCTGCACCAGTCAGTATATAA
- the gclc gene encoding glutamate--cysteine ligase catalytic subunit isoform X1 has product MGLLSQGSPLNWEETKKYADHIRKHGIIQFLNIYNKVKERQRDVLKWGDEVEYMLVELDDKDEKVRLVLNGGDVLETLQDQGEKINPNHPTLWRPEYGSYMIEGTPGQPYGGTMSEFNTVEGNMGKRRREASSVLNQNETLCTITSFPRLGCPGFTKPEHRPTPVEKGVSKSLFFPDEAINRHPRFSTLTRNIRHRRGEKVAINVPIFKDKCTPSPFVEEFPEDDGEAARAALPDHIYMDAMGFGMGNCCLQVTFQACSIDEARYLYDQLATFCPIVMALSAASPFYRGFVSDNDCRWGVISASVDDRTQEERGLKPLKNNKYRIFKSRYDSIDSYLSSCGEKYNDIDLTIDEDIFKQLLDAGIDKLLAQHIAHLFIRDPLSVFEEKIHLDDENESDHFENLQSTNWQTMRFKPPPPNSDIGWRVEFRPMEVQLTDFENAAYVVFVVLLTRVILSYKLDFLIPLSKVDENMKVAQKRNAVQEGMFYFRKDIFKGCNPGLDGTASAQNGLETDGANEEYTLMSIDTIINGKEGVFQGLIPILNCYLENMEVDVDTRCTILNYLKLIKKRASGELMTMAKWMREFVAKHPQYKQDSILTDKINYDLFRKCDRIAKGEEQCPELIGNPVNRFK; this is encoded by the exons ATGGGTTTACTGTCACAGGGGTCTCCACTGAACTGGGAAGAAACCAAGAAGTATGCCGACCACATCAGAAAGCACGGCATCATCCAGTTTCTCAACATCTACAACAAGGTGAAGGAACGTCAGAGAGATGTGCTGAAATGGGGCGATGAG GTTGAGTACATGTTGGTGGAATTGGATGACAAGGATGAAAAGGTCCGACTTGTCCTGAACGGTGGAGATGTTTTGGAAACTCTTCAAGACCAGGGTGAAAAGATAAACCCCAA TCACCCCACGCTCTGGAGACCAGAATATGGCAGCTACATGATTGAAGGAACTCCAGGGCAGCCGTACGGCGGGACAATGTCGGAGTTCAACACTGTGGAGGGCAACATGGGCAAGAGACGGCGAGAGGCCTCATCTGTCCTGAACCAGAATGAAACCCTCTGCACCATCACCTCATTTCCAAG GTTAGGTTGCCCAGGTTTCACCAAACCAGAGCACCGGCCGACCCCCGTTGAAAAGGGAGTGTCAAAGTCACTGTTTTTCCCAGATGAAGCCATCAACAGACACCCAAGATTCAG CACCCTTACCAGAAACATACGtcacagaagaggagagaaagtcgCGATTAATGTGCCAA TCTTCAAAGATAAGTGCACTCCATCTCCATTTGTGGAGGAGTTTCCTGAGGATGATGGTGAAGCAGCGAGGGCGGCTCTGCCTGATCACATCTACATGGACGCCATGGGCTTTGGGATGGGCAACTGCTGCCTGCAG GTGACATTCCAAGCCTGTAGCATTGATGAGGCAAGGTACCTTTATGACCAACTAGCGACATTCTGCCCGATCGTG ATGGCGTTGAGTGCTGCCTCACCCTTCTATAGAGGCTTTGTGTCAGATAATGACTGTCGTTGGGGGGTTATTTCTGCCTCGGTGGACGACAGGACACAAGAGGAACGCGGGCTCAAG cccttgaaaaacaacaaatacaggaTCTTTAAGTCAAGATATGATTCAATTGACAGCTACCTGTCTAGCTGTGGTGAGAAGTACAACGATATTGACTTGACGATAGACGAGGACATCTTCAAGCAGCTGCTCGATGCAG GAATTGACAAGCTGCTGGCCCAACACATAGCACACCTCTTCATCCGAGATCCGCTTTCCGTCTTTGAGGAGAAAATTCACTTGGATGATGAAAACGAATCGGATCACTTTGAG AACCTGCAGTCGACCAACTGGCAGACGATGAGGTTTAAACCTCCACCTCCAAACTCTGATATCGGCTGGAGAGTGGAGTTCCGCCCCATGGAG gtgCAGCTAACTGACTTTGAAAACGCTGCGTACGTGGTCTTTGTCGTCCTGCTCACCAGAGTGATCTTGTCCTATAAACTGGACTTTCTGATCCCTTTGTCAAAG gttgatgaaaacatgaaggtCGCACAGAAGAGGAACGCTGTCCAGGAGGGCATGTTTTACTTCCGAAAGGACATCTTCAAAG GCTGCAACCCGGGCCTTGATGGCACTGCTTCTGCTCAGAACGGCCTGGAGACTGATGGTGCGAATGAGGAGTACACACTGATGAGCATCGACACGATCATCAATGGAAAG GAGGGAGTATTTCAAGGGCTGATCCCGATCCTTAACTGCTATCTGGAAAACATGGAAGTTGATGTGGACACCAGGTGCACCATTTTGAATTATCTGAAGCTCATCAAGAAACGTGCCTCAG GCGAACTGATGACCATGGCCAAGTGGATGAGGGAATTTGTTGCAAAGCATCCGCAGTATAAGCAGGACAGCATCCTAACTGACAAGATCAACTACGACCTGTTCAGAAAGTGCGACAGGATTGCAAAAGGCGAAGAGCAGTGCCCAGAGCTCATTGGAAACCCGGTCAACAGGTTTAAATGA
- the lrrc1 gene encoding leucine-rich repeat-containing protein 1 yields the protein MFNCIPLWRCNRHVEMIDKRHCSLLYVPDEIYRYGRSLEELLLDANQLRDLPKPFFQLVKLRKLGLSDNEIQRLPPEIANFMHLVELDVSRNDIMEIPESISYCKALQVADFSGNPLTRLPESFPDLRNLTCLSINDISLQVLPDNIGNLSNLASLELRENLLTFLPESLSMLHRLEELDLGNNELYNLPESIGCLVSLKDLWLDGNQLAEIPAEMGSMKNLLCLDVSENKIERLPEELGGLVSLTDLLVSQNLIDALPESIGKLRKLSILKADQNRLTYLPESIGHCESLTELVLTENQLQSLPRSIGKLKRLSNFNCDRNQLTSLPKEIGGCSGLNVFCVRENRLTRIPSELSQATELHVLDVSGNRLTHLPMSLTTLRLKALWLSENQSQPLLTFQTDEDPVSGEKVLTCVLLPQQPFESDNKGSDNLARCGALESLVNDMADDTWDNKAVNRISAIHFLDDDEEEDDDKGTLLRRATPHPGELKTMKKAAENLRNDLNAAKGLDSNKNEVNNAADRVTTSV from the exons ATGTTTAACTGTATACCCCTGTGGCGGTGCAACCGTCATGTTGAGATGATCGATAAACGCCACTGCTCCCTGTTGTATGTGCCCGATGAGATTTATCGCTACGGACGGAGTTTGGAGGAGCTGTTGCTGGATGCCAACCAACTCCGGGACTTGCCCAAG CCATTTTTCCAGCTGGTGAAACTAAGAAAACTTGGCCTGAGTGACAACGAGATCCAGAGACTTCCACCAGAAATAGCTAACTTCATGCATCTGGTAGAGCTGGATGTCTCTCGAAATG ATATTATGGAAATTCCAGAGAGCATTTCGTACTGCAAAGCCCTCCAAGTGGCAGATTTCAGTGGAAATCCATTAACAAG GTTACCTGAAAGCTTTCCAGACCTACGGAATCTAACATGCCTTTCCATCAATGATATTTCATTGCAAGTCCTCCCAGATAACATTGGAAA CCTCTCCAATTTGGCATCACTAGAACTTAGAGAAAATCTGCTGACATTCCTACCAGA GTCACTATCTATGCTTCATAGACTTGAAGAACTCGACCTAGGAAATAATGAACTATACAATTTG CCAGAGTCGATAGGCTGTCTTGTCAGCTTAAAGGACTTGTGGCTGGATGGAAACCAGCTGGCCGAAATACCTGCA GAGATGGGCAGTATGAAAAACCTGTTGTGTCTCGATgtatcagaaaacaaaatagagCGACTTCCGGAGGAGTTAGGTGGCCTGGTGTCGCTCACTGACCTGCTGGTGTCTCAGAACCTCATTGATGCTCTACCAGAAAGCATTG gaaaactACGGAAACTTTCTATATTGAAAGCTGATCAGAATAGGCTAACTTATCTTCCGGAGAGCATTGGCCACTGCGAAAGCCTTACTGAACTTGTGCTCACAGAGAACCAGCTACAG AGTTTGCCTAGGAGTATTGGGAAATTGAAACGACTTTCCAATTTCAACTGTGACAGAAACCAGCTAACGTCATTACCTAAGGAG ATTGGGGGCTGCAGCGGCCTGAATGTCTTCTGTGTACGAGAGAACAGACTGACGAGGATACCGTCAGAGCTGTCACAAGCCACAGAGCTGCATGTGCTCGATGTCTCTGGAAATAG gctcACCCACTTACCGATGTCACTGACCACACTGCGGCTGAAGGCCTTATGGTTGTCAGAAAACCAGTCCCAGCCTCTCCTCACCTTCCAGACCGACGAGGATCCTGTCTCAGGCGAGAAGGTGCTCACCTGCGTGCTGCTGCCCCAACAGCCATTTGAATCGGACAATAAAG GCTCTGATAATCTGGCCCGCTGTGGAGCCCTGGAGAGCCTGGTGAATGACATGGCAGATGACACGTGGGACAACAAAGCCGTGAACAGGATCAGTGCCATTCACTTcctggatgatgatgaggaggaggatgacgacAAG GGAACACTGCTTCGACGGGCCACGCCTCACCCCGGTGAGctgaaaacaatgaagaaaGCGGCCGAGAACCTCCGCAACGACCTGAACGCTGCCAAAGGCCTGGACTCCAACAAAAACGAGGTCAATAACGCTGCAGACAGAGTGACCACGTCTGTGTGA
- the eloal gene encoding elongin A, like — translation MASSSDVVKKVTRFKLQLTDTAESATVLKILQKLKDLDITLDILAETGIGKTVNSLRRHEQAGELAKLLVRGWKRLVPKESTSHTEDGDASETLSVKDKLDDQNCPNNGSLTMEDLNNNRLTSHDKCQNSSDEALFKTGNRKADSEKQHEEQTRHNDQNENEKNQQESQNVSQNDVLGKKNEIQEDKMDNSVVSKKKKDDQSNRKSGDGDSLLENSEDTHQESRSDSREDFKRFESEKKSNKKSKTSKESSKEGKESFSFECDDRYSKMFKLANVKDDRPPEILRSSEAQNKKREKTGKEKCSTLKYKQESENTGQSKHKHKKAKIKHKGSDSDPPEPSMSFESYLNYDVNVFKRKERSGVKKPSKKIKTVVKEEATKHPGMKGFKSINVTSPKQRFTESVMDLMNIPLPALLPECEKPSSFEYFERKVEKESDFCDTSEESAVFTGQRLNRKMQVYSGAKTIFLPTMMSLHQQCIRTLQNNINLLYETGGVPFEILEPVLERCTPEQLLRIEEFNPIYVGVTDHLWGKHCQRDFKDSKLQEYESWKEMYIRLSEERERKLQRLTKSIVSAHSNKPKGRQVKMAFIHSVAKPPRDVRIQQEIHGTAVQQPHPPRCSVKVQDNRPRPSCNEPSRSSSTSSVAGNTQDPRKKTRVAPMMAKSLKAFKKQLGRR, via the exons ATGGCCAGCAGCTCTGATGTGGTGAAGAAAGTCACGCGGTTCAAACTTCAGctcacagacacagcagagtctGCTACG GTTCTAAAAATTTTGCAGAAACTCAAGGATCTGGATATCACATTAGACATTCTTGCT GAAACTGGAATTGGCAAAACTGTTAACTCCTTGCGCAGACATGAACAGGCTGGAGAACTTGCCAAGTTGCTAGTTAGGGGTTGGAAAAGATTGGTCCCTAAGGAATCCACAAG CCACACAGAAGATGGGGATGCGTCAGAGACTTTGTCTGTTAAAGACAAACTGGACGACCAAAACTGTCCAAATAATGGAAGTTTGACAATGGAGGATTTAAACAATAATCGCTTAACATCTCATGACAAATGTCAGAATTCTTCAGATGAGGCCCTCTTCAAAACGGGAAATAGGAAAGCTgattcagaaaaacaacatgaagaaCAGACAAGACATAACGaccagaatgaaaatgaaaaaaatcaacaagAAAGCCAGAATGTCTCTCAGAATGACGTCttgggaaagaaaaatgaaatccaAGAGGATAAAATGGACAATTCAGTTGtttccaagaagaagaaagacgaTCAGAGTAACAGAAAATCGGGAGACGGTGATTCTCTGTTGGAAAACTCAGAGGACACTCATCAGGAATCCAGGTCTGATTCCAGGGAAGACTTCAAAAGATTTGAGTCAGAAAAGAAGTCAAATAAGAAATCAAAGACATCAAAAGAATCGTCAAAGGAAGGCAAAGAATCTTTTTCATTTGAGTGCGACGACAGATActcaaaaatgttcaaactgGCCAATGTAAAAGACGACAGACCTCCAGAAATATTGAGGAGCTCAGAggcccaaaacaaaaaaagggagaaaacaggTAAAGAGAAATGCAGCACTCTAAAGTACAAGCAAGAGTCTGAAAATACGGGACAAtcgaaacacaaacacaaaaaggctAAAATAAAGCACAAGGGAAGTGACAGTGACCCTCCGGAGCCCTCCATGTCTTTTGAATCATACTTGAACTACGACGTGAATGTtttcaagagaaaagaaagatctGGAGTGAAGAAACCTTCCAAAAAAATCAAGACTGTAGTAAAAGAGGAAGCAACAAAACATCCTGGCATGAAAGGTTTCAAGTCTATAAATGTTACCTCTCCAAAGCAG AGGTTTACGGAGTCTGTAATGGACCTGATGAACATTCCTTTACCCGCTCTTCTGCCTGAGTGTGAAAAGCCTTCCAGTTTTGAATACTTTGAGAGGAAAG TCGAGAAGGAGTCTGATTTCTGTGACACGTCCGAGGAGTCTGCAGTCTTCACTGGTCAACGACTTAACAGGAAGATGCAAGTGTACTCTGGTGCCAAGACCATCTTCCTCCCGACCATGATGAGCTTGCACCAACAGTGTATCCGCACGCTTCAGAATAATATTAACT TGCTATATGAAACTGGCGGAGTCCCGTTTGAGATCCTCGAGCCGGTGTTGGAGAGGTGTACACCAGAGCAGCTGCTCCGCATTGAAGAATTCAACCCA ATCTACGTTGGAGTGACAGACCACTTATGGGGGAAACATTGTCAGAGGGACTTTAAAGACTCCAAACTTCAGGAGTATGAATCATGGAAAGAGATGTACATCAGGCTATCtgaggagagggaaaggaaacTCCAAAGACTGACAAAAAGCATCGTCTCTGCACATTCTAATAAACCCAAAG gccgGCAGGTGAAGATGGCATTTATTCACAGTGTTGCCAAGCCACCAAGAGATGTGCGAATTCAGCAGGAAATTCATGGAACTGCTGTTCAGCAGCCTCATCCGCCCAGGTGCAG TGTCAAGGTTCAGGACAACAGGCCGAGGCCGAGTTGTAATGAGCCCAGCAGGTCCAGCAGCACCAGTTCAGTGGCAGGCAATACACAAGATCCTCGCAAAAAAACAA GAGTTGCTCCAATGATGGCAAAGTCCTTAAAGGCATTTAAGAAACAGCTGGGACGCAGATAA